Proteins encoded by one window of Gordonia jinghuaiqii:
- a CDS encoding ABC transporter permease, which translates to MTSPAPTGLPRPAPNGDATGVFPAGMFAPAPRAASLPAMIAAQSTLELKLLLRNGEQLLLTMFIPITLLVGLCLLPIDTAFGDGPAQRAALFVPAILTVAVMSTAFTGQAIAVGFDRRYGALKRLGATPIPRWGIIVGKSVAVLIVVALQSVILGGIGAAFGWRPSPVGLLIGALVLIVGTACFAALGLLLGGTLKAEVVLALANLLWFAFIGLGSLVVVDSNIPDAVHWIARCIPSGALSEALEMAAEGSFDAFGVGVLLVWAAVAGTLAVRWFRFR; encoded by the coding sequence GTGACCTCTCCCGCTCCCACCGGACTCCCCCGCCCCGCACCGAACGGCGACGCGACCGGGGTCTTCCCCGCAGGCATGTTCGCTCCGGCACCGCGTGCGGCGTCGTTGCCGGCGATGATCGCCGCGCAGTCGACACTCGAACTCAAGCTCCTCCTGCGCAACGGCGAGCAACTGCTGCTCACCATGTTCATCCCGATCACCCTGCTCGTCGGACTCTGCCTGCTGCCGATCGACACCGCCTTCGGCGACGGCCCGGCCCAGCGCGCCGCACTGTTCGTCCCGGCCATCCTGACCGTGGCGGTCATGTCGACGGCCTTCACCGGCCAGGCGATCGCGGTCGGTTTCGACCGTCGCTACGGAGCGCTGAAAAGGCTTGGCGCCACACCGATCCCGCGGTGGGGCATCATCGTCGGCAAATCCGTCGCGGTGTTGATCGTGGTGGCGCTGCAGTCGGTGATCCTCGGTGGGATCGGCGCCGCGTTCGGCTGGCGCCCCAGTCCGGTCGGCCTGCTGATCGGTGCGCTGGTGCTGATCGTCGGCACCGCATGTTTCGCCGCCCTCGGGCTGCTGCTGGGCGGCACGCTCAAGGCCGAGGTGGTGCTGGCCCTGGCGAACCTGCTGTGGTTCGCGTTCATCGGACTCGGCAGCCTCGTGGTGGTCGACTCCAACATCCCCGACGCCGTGCACTGGATCGCACGGTGCATCCCGTCGGGTGCTCTCAGCGAGGCCCTCGAGATGGCCGCTGAAGGTTCGTTCGACGCCTTCGGGGTGGGCGTCCTGCTGGTGTGGGCCGCCGTGGCCGGCACCTTGGCCGTGAGGTGGTTCCGATTCCGATGA